In Vespa crabro chromosome 14, iyVesCrab1.2, whole genome shotgun sequence, the following are encoded in one genomic region:
- the LOC124428998 gene encoding uncharacterized protein LOC124428998: protein MRKFLALLVIVLACVMINAQGQVPPPKSSIYGTTFDEIVVSSDLSVRRKSKESRQGKRLLSNVPSGTTGSPEKSTPVASRLVSSDGSRVTPVARAKRGSVTSQTRYLDLGVAGYLLKSQKR, encoded by the exons ATGAGGAAATTTTTGGCTCTTTTGGTAATCGTATTGGCATGTGTAATGATCAACGCTCAAGGACAGGTACCCCCTCCAAAAT CATCAATTTATGGAACAACATTTGACGAAATTGTCGTATCATCCGATCTAAGCGTACGAAGAAAATCTAAAGAAAGTCGTCAAGGCAAAAGATTACTTTCGAACGTACCATCGGGTACTACCGGTTCGCCTGAAAAATCAACTCCAGTTGCATCCAGGCTCGTTTCAAGCGACGGGAGTCGTGTTACACCAGTGGCTAGAGCAAAGCGTGGATCTGTTACATCCCAAACAAG atatttgGATCTTGGAGTCGCGGGATACTTGCTGAAGTCTCAGAaacgttaa